GTCGAGCAAAGATCACTCACGGGTCAAAGAACATGCAGAACGTTCACAGTCAAAGAACCCTAGAGCGAGTGATTGCTTCACAGTGCAGTATGTACCCTAGCTACCATGAAAGTTACGCAGCATATCTTATACCATACAGCAACGGAGATCAAAGCGGAAACAGTGTGCAGTTCCTACAGCATCACGATGACTCCAGTACGACTGCCGTAGAACGCaagatgataataataataataatttatttttgatAAGGTGCCCATGAACAACCCGAAGGTCCGGGAAATGGTGCACCAAACATTAATAAACTCAAAAATATAAAGATAAACATAAATACAAGatgaatacagggtgtttgctctaacgtgtccagaaattatatttaaagcgagcgatgaaagaaaagcaaatcatacttttctgctacttgagtaagaaacaggtactgcttcactagtagcacctgtttcttagtcaagtagctgaaaagtagcgctcgcttctcttttatcgcttgctttaaataaaatttctggatacgtcacagcaaacaccctgtatatacaagaTGTATTAATAAAAGATATGAGCACGTCTTCTGTAGCAGTAACTCCCCTGCTGTTGCACCACGTGAGGCTATGATGAATACTGTTGCAGGGCAAACAGAGATATGCCACCACAGTAGAAACTGCAGACTAAATGTCCGGACTACATTATGCGTTGAGAGCTACGTGCGAATATCTGCAATATCCCATTCTCGTGGAATACCTCATCTCTACACGACATGGAAGTCACGCAAAATTAATTAATTCCTAATCTTATGGGAAATACGACACGAAGGTGAATGCGACCTGGGCCCTGCATAGCAGTGTCGCCTCCCTGAGAACGACAGCAGTCCCAAGGTCCCTCTTATACTCAATTACCCTGCGAGATATTGGCGATAAGTCACAGATGGAACAGCATTTTAGTGACCTGCATTACATGTCTTGCGTCAAGTGCTTCATCCCAGCGACAGCAATACACTTCACTCTGATATTTATGGCatgtgatgatgataatgactGAGATTTTAAAGGTGCGTCAGCTGCTTGGGCCATAGCGTGCCAAGACAGAGCATGTGGTATGTAGCAGGCAACACTGTCTGTCCCGTGAAAATTGTCCAAGTTGTGAAAATTGTGTGGAAATTGCTGTACTGCAGCCTTCACTACCATTTAGCAACAAGCAGAGCTCTGGTATTGGGAGTTGGTATTTTCCTACTATTTCCTGGTTCTCCTACTCCTATTTTCCTTTTTCCCAATGTTAGCCATTAAACAAGGGAGGGGGAACTTAATCACATTCAGTTGCTCAGAAATGAATCGTGCTTCCGTTCCTACACAATTTGAGAGAGATAAATACTTTGAAAACACAAAAGGCCTCCAGTATTCTTTCCTTTGAGTTTACATTGCTCCAATTTGTAAAGCAAGATCTAAAGCAAGATAGAGTAGATGTAGGTATGGTTAACAAGTGCACATGTGCACAGTGTAACTGGACATGAAATGAAATTTGGACAATTTACCTTCCCAAGGAAGCTGCAACATTATAATCAAGGGTTGAAGATCTTCATCAAAGAGAAGCACCTGAAACAAATGTTTAAAATCGCATGAGCACAAAATATGTTTGTCATCAGTAAACACAAAGCAACTTATGTGCTTCATTATGCATCCAACATGTGCACTAATGGCTGTCTCATCTTGTTATACTGAATTGCATCTTGGATATGAATGGGCTTGTGGGATTTAATCCAGCTTTTTCAACCATTCAGCACTTGCAATGCCAGTGATATTTCGAGTGCTCTTAGTCTTCACACACTGCATCCTTTTGTTCCCATGACAAACACAGGCAGGGCAACATAGTCATTCGCCCAGAAAGCCTTAAAAGAAACACCACCTCTGTAAGCATGTAAGAAAAATGTCCCAATTTAAAATTCACACCACAAAATGCTCTTCTCCACATGAGTGAACACTGAAATTTGGCAACGAAAGGACTGCTTAAAAAAACGAACAAGCGAGCTGATGATTAAATTTCACACTACTAAAACCCGAGAGTAGAGACTACGAAAACAGACACGCACTGACAAAATCTCAATtgactacagtcaaactcctttatagcgaacaccattttaacgaaaataccactacagcaaatttttttgcggtcccgctggagccctataggtccaataatggacatcctttttaacgaaaatacctttactgcaaattttttttgctgtcccctgagttttgttgtaaaggagtttgactgtattgagACTGTTTTGTCCATATGTGTCTGTTTCCGTGATCTCTAGTCTCAGCTTCATCTGACACACTAGTGTGTCAGATGTGCACGGCCACGGCGATAATCTTGTCAATTGACACGTAATCTGCTGCAGTTATCCACAATAAGCACCATGCACTCCTTGGTGGCAAAATGCCTCTCAAGTTGCCAGAACTCAAGTTGCCTCGTGGCGGAAGATTTCGGATGTCATTTATGCTTTGCGATTGGCGTGGTCGTTAACTGGAAGATGCCTGTTTTTAAAGCACCCCAGGTTTCGCATTTTACCTACAACTAGAAACTGTAGGCGTTCCGTTCCAGTTATGTTGGCGGACAGAACAGTTACACTTTCTTGACTACGCTTGCTGCGTACACGGGGTCCCTCTTTGGGGCGATACTGTAGTTTTGTCCGGGAGTGCTTCGAAAAACAGGCATTGAATATGTTGAAGGGATCGTAACCACTGATGTGTTTGTGAAGTCACACACTAACAATGCCTTCATCAACACTCCCTTTTTCTCCACAACTGGTCCGGAACACAAGGTCGTGGCGGTCTTTAAAGTGGGCAAACCACCTTTCAAAGGCCTCGAATAAATCTGGCACCATTTGCAGTGCAAACTTTTCCGCTTGAGCACAGACGAGTGGTCCAATGAAAGATAGTTGTGCATCCCAGGAGTTGGCTATCCAGCGAAAAAGAGCTTCTTCCAGTTTGGGATGCGCAGCTGTCCAAAGACGCTTTCTTTTCCCATGAAGCTTTTCACTCTGGCAAGGATCTGCTCTTCGTTCTTTACGTATGTGCCTAACATGCGCCTCTTCACATCATAATTTTGCGTTACTCCCTGCCAGAAAGTGCCGTCCTTCAGGGCTTTCAGGATTTCGACCCTCACGGCTAGGTCCTTTTTCTTCATACTTCATGTATTTAGCTGGAGTTGCTATCAGAAGAACTGCTGCCACAAGGTGGCGCAGAGTACAAATGAACCAATCAACGTGTGACGGGTAGTAACTGCATGACAGCACTCACGATCGTAGCGATTGGTGCTGTCAATTCATTTTACGGCTGTTTACTAGCGCCACCACTTGAGTTGTCCGACAGCGTGATCCGTCAGCTCTGTTACAGCAGCAGTGTGCCGGGGTGGGCCGAATTACCGGACGATCACCCTTTTGCTTCCGGATTAGCCCGTGTCCACTCCTATACGTACAATTCGGTCCATCTCGGTAGTCCGAATTTCCAAACAAATGAGGGTCGATTTATTGAGGTTTTACTGGCAGTAATATAAATCTTGAGGTTTACGTCACTTGCGTTGCACATTTTGTACCTGTTTCCACTCTGAAAATCCACTATAAAAAGGTACAATGATAATTACCCAGCTCTCACTGTCAAGCTTGGCTTTTACGTCCTGCAGGAACCCCAGTGTGATTTCTCGAATGCGACTCTCCTGGGATGACTTGCTGTGTATTGTCAGCAGGATGGACAGGCACCTCCTGAATATATACGACGACCTCACGCTACAGTCAGCCTGGCAATAGAAAACATACATAATGTCTTTACAAATTGTTGCAGGAAGTCATAAAATGTAGTTTATCTTCATAACGGTTGTCAACTTACAAAGCGACCAAGAAGTTGGGCATCGCCAGCAGGAGCGTCTGCACCGGAGTTCAACTGCTGCAAGATACGGAGGAGTATTAGCCTTTCGAGGACAGTGGGAGAAGCTTCGAGCAGGCTCCTTGCCAGCGGCGTGTCTAACTTAAGTCGTCCTGAAACATCATCACGTTGTTTTGTGTGAAAtgatgtgtgtgttgtgtgtgatTGTACAAGCACTTGAAGATAAGacattagaagaaaaaaattgcacGGTGCTTCTAACCTTTTTGAAAGAGATCGCACAAAGCTTCAATGACAGCTGTAGGGAGTACGCGATTGTTGCTTCGTGCTAAGCTGCTCACGGCTCCAATAATTTCGTGAAGGGCTTTGTCAGCATAAATCGAGTGGTTCTCCAAGACTCGAAGGGCGCACCTCAGGAATGCCGAGATGGCAGCTGCCGGAACTCcctgctttttttcttctagcTTGCATAGCAGACCTGCCAGCTAACAACAGAGAAAGCATTTTATTTGATtgttaaaaagaaaaatcgaAATCACGGTAGAGGCAGATGAACATGAAAATCAACTCCGAAAACATGTCTGTTTTCAATATACCGTGAGTCTTTTTACTGCATGCACAAACTCAATATCTTTGATTTTGCTGCCGACGACCTTAAATACCTGGAATATATCCGGAGAACACTTCGGGACAAATTTTCCTTGACCAAGTTCCGTCTTACACGACAGGCAGCGCTGAAAGCAATGCTGCAATAGCAAGCCATCAATAGACATCGCCCGCTTTTACGTTGAAGTGCTCAGACTTACAGAAACCCATCGCTTCACAAGCTCCGACTGTTCGCGTACCGCCAAGATATGTAGAGTTAGCAGACAGTTAATGTACGATTCAACAGCAGATCTCGACAGCAGATGGAAGATGGCCGCTTTGGAAACAGACGACAGTAGTTGTATTGCATCAGGTAATAAGACAGGAATGTCATTCAGAGTTTTCTGCAACAATAAGGACACATATAGCAAGGGTGCGGGCTCTACATACTACTAGGACAATACTAGGCATATCATAATTCCCAAGACACTTGCCAGTTCGACGAACGCAAATTCCAAGTCGCGAAGGACACATTCATATTGGCTCAAAACGCAGGAGTCTTGCTTTTGCTCCAAGAGTTTCTTACAGATAGAATTCAATGGCAGTTCTTCTACACAGATGACGTCGTCATCGAGGTCAACTTCCTGGGAGTACAATGGCTCGGGTAACTCAGTCGCTCAACAGAGTCAGTACGCAATATTATACACGTTCAAGCAAGGTAGCTT
This portion of the Ornithodoros turicata isolate Travis chromosome 3, ASM3712646v1, whole genome shotgun sequence genome encodes:
- the LOC135387922 gene encoding uncharacterized protein LOC135387922 isoform X1, yielding MEVDLDDDVICVEELPLNSICKKLLEQKQDSCVLSQYECVLRDLEFAFVELKTLNDIPVLLPDAIQLLSSVSKAAIFHLLSRSAVESYINCLLTLHILAVREQSELVKRWVSHCFQRCLSCKTELGQGKFVPKCSPDIFQLAGLLCKLEEKKQGVPAAAISAFLRCALRVLENHSIYADKALHEIIGAVSSLARSNNRVLPTAVIEALCDLFQKGRLKLDTPLARSLLEASPTVLERLILLRILQQLNSGADAPAGDAQLLGRFADCSVRSSYIFRRCLSILLTIHSKSSQESRIREITLGFLQDVKAKLDSESWVLLFDEDLQPLIIMLQLPWEGFGENLKTQYGLELSQLALRMLESNVLDTGSLSVILHIYPPCIRQYCNL
- the LOC135387922 gene encoding uncharacterized protein LOC135387922 isoform X2, giving the protein MEVDLDDDVICVEELPLNSICKKLLEQKQDSCVLSQYECVLRDLEFAFVELKTLNDIPVLLPDAIQLLSSVSKAAIFHLLSRSAVESYINCLLTLHILAHCFQRCLSCKTELGQGKFVPKCSPDIFQLAGLLCKLEEKKQGVPAAAISAFLRCALRVLENHSIYADKALHEIIGAVSSLARSNNRVLPTAVIEALCDLFQKGRLKLDTPLARSLLEASPTVLERLILLRILQQLNSGADAPAGDAQLLGRFADCSVRSSYIFRRCLSILLTIHSKSSQESRIREITLGFLQDVKAKLDSESWVLLFDEDLQPLIIMLQLPWEGFGENLKTQYGLELSQLALRMLESNVLDTGSLSVILHIYPPCIRQYCNL